In Sphaeramia orbicularis chromosome 7, fSphaOr1.1, whole genome shotgun sequence, one genomic interval encodes:
- the LOC115422044 gene encoding UPF0329 protein ECU05_1680/ECU11_0050-like — MKESQEIRVRGEIGKIRGERKGCEEEQKKDLRAKERKEYRKEEKKEEEKEEKRKRKSEGRREGEEEKEKEKNKEEEKKKTKQSYRRR; from the exons ATGAAAGAAAGTCAGGAGATAAGAGTGAGAG GAGAGATAGGAAAGATAAGGGGGGAAAGGAAAGGATGTGAGGAGGAACAAAAGAAAGACCTGAGAGCTAAAGAAAGGAAGGAATAT aggaaggaagagaaaaaggaggaggagaaagaagaaaagagaaaaagaaaaagtgaaggtagaagagaaggagaagaagaaaaagagaaagagaagaacaaggaagaggaaaagaagaagacaaaacaaagttatagaaggagg